The nucleotide window CTTCAGGAATGTCAAGAATGGCAGAAGAAGAGGTGAGGATGCTTGAAGAGGAAGGATATGAAGTTACTGTATTTACACCAAAGGATGATAATTTAATAACTGATATTGATATTGCAGGAAAAGTTATCAGACTAAAACCATTTTTGAGATACGGCAACGGTTCTTTCATTCCGCAATTCATAAACAAACTTTCTTCATTCGATGTAATTCATATTCATTATCCTTTCATAGGCGCGGCGGAGATACTACTTCTGTGGAAAAAAATATTTGGAAGAAGAAAAGAGCTTTTTGTGACTTATCAGTTGGATTTACAGGGTAATGGCATCCTTAGAGGTTTTTTTAACCTTTATAACTCCCTTATTACTCCCTATGTAATAAAGTCGTCGTCAACTATTATGTTTACATCGATGGATTATGCTTACTCATCAATTTTTTCAAATTTATTTAAGAAGATGGCTGAGGAAGGAAAGCTAAGAGTTGTTGAGATTCCGGGACCTGTAGATATTGAAAGGTTTAGGACAAAAGAAAAAAGGAAGGATTTATTGAAAAAGTACAATATCGAAGAGGATGAAAAAGTAGCACTTTTTGTTGGTTCGCTTGACAGTGCTCATTATTTCAAGGGGATTCCCGTTTTACTTTCAGCATTTGAGATATACTGCCGCAAATTCGGTGATAAGAAAGCACGAATCCTCATAGGCGGAGACGGTAATATGAAAGATGCCTATATTAGACAAGCAAAGGCATCAGAGATTATCAGAGACAAGGTGATTTTTGCAGGAAAGGTGCCGGAGGAAGAACTCCCTGATTTTTACAATTTAGGAAGCTTTGTCGTTCTACCTTCAACTGATTCATCTGAAGCTTTTGGCATAGTCATTGTTGAAGGATATGCATCTGGAATTCCTGCCTTAGCATCAAACTTGCCCGGAGTAAGGTCAGTAATCGTAGACGGTGAAACAGGCACACTATGTAAAGCAGGAGATGTTGAAGACCTTTCTTCGAAACTCGCCTTTATGTTTAATGAAGCCCCTCTTATTGAATGGGGCAAAAAATCCAGACAAATAGCAGAAAGAAAATACAGCAGGAAAGTAGTGAAAAAGAAGTTTGTTTCTCTTTTTGAGAAGCTTCAATAGGAGGTAATTCCTGAATTGAATGAATTAGAATTTACAGACACCAAAGCGCAGATGGGAAGAAATGCCCAGTATACTGCTATGGGCGTTTTGCTATCTTCTCTTTTCGGGTTTTTGCTTTATATTTCAATAGGCCGCATATTTGGGGCAGGGAAAATGAGTGATGCCTTTTTTGCCGCCAATATATTGTGGATTCTATTTTTAACCTTTGCTTCCACT belongs to Candidatus Schekmanbacteria bacterium and includes:
- a CDS encoding glycosyltransferase family 1 protein, which translates into the protein SGMSRMAEEEVRMLEEEGYEVTVFTPKDDNLITDIDIAGKVIRLKPFLRYGNGSFIPQFINKLSSFDVIHIHYPFIGAAEILLLWKKIFGRRKELFVTYQLDLQGNGILRGFFNLYNSLITPYVIKSSSTIMFTSMDYAYSSIFSNLFKKMAEEGKLRVVEIPGPVDIERFRTKEKRKDLLKKYNIEEDEKVALFVGSLDSAHYFKGIPVLLSAFEIYCRKFGDKKARILIGGDGNMKDAYIRQAKASEIIRDKVIFAGKVPEEELPDFYNLGSFVVLPSTDSSEAFGIVIVEGYASGIPALASNLPGVRSVIVDGETGTLCKAGDVEDLSSKLAFMFNEAPLIEWGKKSRQIAERKYSRKVVKKKFVSLFEKLQ